One part of the Bacteroidia bacterium genome encodes these proteins:
- a CDS encoding PKD domain-containing protein — protein sequence MQTTHLLTKRISLLLVLLSFVLTGWSQTQLAKTSFPASATLNSKDEWRHFWDDYGLGRLNNSGAQYTSKPITSNNGILTIPFSVGDWGGAGWQNSGAIIYSSQPRHTGSSIYVEFEIKFSSNFDWGYEGEQYRGGKFGGGFKSGSIPVGAKPAPGNFSITTMWRSGGTLDAYIYHAGQTSNWPDRQIYATIEKGRWYKFGVQITLNDPGQNNGKVQIWIDEQLSYNRQDFRFSDTGSSTFETTFGNFFGGNSDAWRSRTNGDIQYKYVEVWDRKPGGGAPSNSSPIARGSSNVTSGQAPLAVEFNGADSYDPDGTIASYSWDFGDGNQSTAVNPVHTYTTPGNYTASLTVIDNEGASTTDNMVIQVNGNDPGNACGDLESGWFSTDIGNVGYVGEACFDDVTNTYSVTASGEDIWGTADAFHYLYQPLTGDAEIVTRVLNIENTDTYAKGGLMIREDLGESSRYAMIAVNQNNYAFEYRTDPNVFAQSTTGSWIYDNIDHPTYLKLSRSGSRLTGYISEDGTNWTEVDGIDLSLQASVYIGVALTAHDNIQSNTSSFDNLAVTSGNTGGGGGGGGGGNPGFCSLPNGWNSQDIGNVGLPGASCYDDSTETFAIAASGEDIWGNEDSFHYLYQELDGNGVIIAKIDDIEQTHQFAKGGVMIREKLDAGSRHAMLVLNQNQRAFQYRMEENGITGPESGSWLGENIDHPYWVKLERTGNDFAGYISPDGNDWTLVGAVTMELADIIYVGLALTSHDNSALNIGAFKEIDITAASNTNFPVELLDFKGVLTGRGTNLEWSTARESNNHMYTIERSIDGSAFQKIGEMMGAGTTTRRSDYAFLDTDPVLGTMTYRLKQTDFDGTYEYLGQIEILNKGNFTAEMEIYPNPLKDGNLSIEISGLPVEEVDEISIIDMTGKLVYAYKPTETVSTISIPNNLNSGLYFVQLKSFDATLGKRLLIQ from the coding sequence ATGCAGACGACACATTTGCTCACTAAGCGGATTTCCCTATTACTTGTTCTTTTATCATTTGTCCTTACGGGATGGTCGCAAACACAACTTGCAAAGACCAGTTTTCCCGCCAGTGCCACATTGAACAGTAAGGATGAATGGCGTCATTTTTGGGACGATTACGGTCTCGGACGCCTAAACAACAGTGGCGCACAATACACCAGCAAACCCATCACCTCTAATAATGGTATTCTTACCATTCCTTTCTCAGTAGGAGACTGGGGGGGAGCGGGATGGCAAAACTCAGGTGCTATTATTTATTCCTCACAACCACGTCATACGGGATCATCGATCTACGTTGAATTTGAGATTAAATTCAGCAGCAATTTTGACTGGGGATATGAGGGAGAACAATACAGAGGAGGTAAGTTTGGAGGGGGCTTTAAATCAGGAAGCATTCCCGTAGGTGCCAAGCCTGCACCTGGAAATTTTTCAATAACTACGATGTGGAGAAGTGGAGGTACATTGGATGCCTACATATATCATGCGGGTCAGACTTCAAACTGGCCTGATCGACAAATTTATGCTACGATTGAAAAAGGTCGCTGGTATAAATTTGGCGTGCAAATTACCCTCAATGATCCTGGCCAGAATAATGGGAAGGTACAGATTTGGATTGATGAGCAATTATCATACAATCGCCAGGACTTCCGATTCTCAGATACAGGATCCTCTACCTTTGAGACAACTTTTGGTAACTTTTTCGGGGGGAACTCTGATGCCTGGAGATCCAGAACCAATGGTGATATCCAGTACAAATATGTTGAGGTCTGGGATCGTAAACCAGGAGGAGGAGCTCCTTCAAACTCAAGCCCTATAGCCAGAGGTTCCTCAAATGTAACTTCGGGTCAGGCTCCTTTGGCAGTTGAGTTCAATGGTGCAGATTCTTATGACCCGGACGGAACAATTGCTTCTTATAGCTGGGATTTCGGAGACGGAAACCAGTCAACGGCTGTTAATCCCGTACATACTTATACAACTCCCGGTAACTACACAGCCAGTCTGACAGTTATAGATAATGAGGGAGCTAGTACCACCGACAACATGGTGATCCAGGTGAATGGAAACGATCCTGGAAATGCGTGTGGGGATTTGGAGAGCGGATGGTTCAGTACCGATATCGGTAATGTTGGATATGTAGGCGAAGCTTGCTTTGATGATGTAACCAACACTTATTCTGTAACTGCCTCCGGAGAAGATATTTGGGGAACGGCTGATGCATTTCACTATCTCTATCAACCTTTGACAGGAGATGCAGAGATCGTTACCCGTGTACTTAATATAGAGAATACAGATACCTATGCTAAAGGTGGGCTCATGATCCGCGAGGATCTGGGAGAATCAAGCAGATACGCAATGATCGCGGTAAATCAAAACAACTATGCCTTTGAATACCGAACTGATCCCAATGTATTTGCTCAATCAACTACCGGTAGCTGGATCTATGACAATATCGATCATCCAACCTATTTGAAACTGAGTCGTTCAGGTAGCAGATTGACCGGATACATTTCTGAGGATGGAACCAACTGGACCGAAGTAGATGGAATTGATCTGTCTCTGCAAGCCAGTGTATATATCGGAGTAGCTCTGACAGCACACGATAATATCCAGTCCAATACTTCCAGTTTTGACAACCTGGCCGTAACATCTGGCAACACCGGCGGTGGTGGTGGCGGAGGAGGGGGGGGAAATCCCGGATTCTGTAGCCTTCCTAATGGATGGAATAGCCAGGACATTGGAAATGTTGGTTTGCCTGGAGCCTCCTGCTACGATGATTCAACTGAAACTTTTGCGATTGCGGCTTCTGGAGAAGACATCTGGGGAAATGAAGACAGTTTCCACTACCTATATCAGGAATTGGATGGAAATGGAGTAATCATTGCCAAAATCGACGATATCGAGCAAACCCATCAATTTGCCAAAGGAGGAGTGATGATCCGCGAAAAACTCGATGCCGGTTCACGCCACGCTATGCTGGTTCTGAACCAAAATCAGAGAGCCTTCCAGTATCGTATGGAAGAAAACGGAATCACCGGTCCCGAATCAGGCAGTTGGTTAGGAGAAAACATTGATCATCCCTACTGGGTAAAGCTGGAGCGTACCGGCAATGACTTTGCAGGATATATTTCTCCAGACGGTAATGACTGGACTTTAGTTGGGGCAGTTACCATGGAGCTGGCAGATATAATCTATGTAGGATTGGCGCTAACCAGCCACGATAATTCTGCCTTGAATATCGGAGCCTTCAAGGAAATTGATATCACAGCAGCTTCTAATACCAATTTCCCGGTTGAATTGCTGGATTTCAAAGGAGTGCTTACGGGTAGAGGAACTAATCTCGAATGGAGTACTGCCAGAGAAAGCAATAATCATATGTACACCATCGAACGTTCAATAGATGGAAGCGCTTTCCAGAAGATCGGTGAAATGATGGGTGCAGGTACTACCACGAGGAGAAGCGATTATGCATTCCTGGATACTGATCCTGTATTGGGTACCATGACCTACCGCTTGAAGCAAACAGACTTTGACGGTACGTATGAATACCTCGGTCAGATAGAAATCCTCAATAAAGGAAACTTTACAGCGGAGATGGAGATTTATCCTAATCCCCTGAAAGATGGAAATCTTAGTATAGAAATTAGTGGACTTCCGGTTGAGGAAGTAGATGAAATCTCTATCATAGATATGACCGGAAAGCTGGTATATGCTTACAAGCCTACGGAGACGGTGAGTACGATAAGCATACCAAATAATCTCAACAGCGGTTTATACTTTGTTCAGCTCAAATCTTTTGACGCAACACTGGGCAAAAGATTGCTGATCCAATAA